One window of the Vicia villosa cultivar HV-30 ecotype Madison, WI unplaced genomic scaffold, Vvil1.0 ctg.001831F_1_1, whole genome shotgun sequence genome contains the following:
- the LOC131636799 gene encoding uncharacterized protein LOC131636799 has translation MIIYSLNIRGGGKRVKRRRVGFNIQKGMADIASIQETKLSDFHHKYAEDLWGNELVEWSHMEAVGASGGILTMWRKDFFSLIYSFRGEGYLGVCVEKENRRLYFVNIYASCDHNARLISWKKLVDLKRRSVAGSWCLGGDFNLVSSLEERVGISKKNYKREIGGFNEFIVDMDLVDPPTIGGKFTWSNKSGSALSRLDRFLLSNSFINDWKVEGQSIGERDVSDHAPIWIKDNKRDWGSKPFRFNNIWFTHEDFFSFVEEEWKKLEVKGRGDFCFVEKLKAIKRKIRLWNKEVFGWIDLNIEEAGKEMHFLDNKFAHFAGNVPEDIVLQRSKAAIDFWNNLYKKEGFLRLKSRKLWLSDGDSNTHFFHNSLKERRRRNAPCSLSSSSGLLENVVEVKYYVHDFFKSLFEEEVERRPNIGGLGMKKLLEREALRIERPFTEEEVKVAIWSCDGNKSAGPDGFSLEFYKSFGW, from the coding sequence ATGATTATTTACTCTCTCAATATTAGAGGTGGTGGAAAGAGAGTGAAGAGGAGGAGAGTCGGTTTCAACATTCAAAAGGGAATGGCGGACATAGCTTCTATTCAAGAAACTAAACTGAGTGATTTTCACCATAAATATGCTGAGGATTTGTGGGGTAATGAGTTGGTGGAATGGTCTCACATGGAGGCGGTAGGTGCTTCAGGGGGAATTCTAACTATGTGGAGGAAAGATTTTTTTAGCTTGATTTATAGTTTCCGGGGTGAAGGTTACTTAGGTGTTTGTgtggaaaaagaaaatagaagacTTTATTTTGTCAATATCTACGCCTCTTGTGATCACAATGCTAGGTTGATTTCTTGGAAGAAGTTAGTGGATTTAAAAAGAAGGAGTGTAGCCGGATCGTGGTGCTTAGGAGGTGACTTCAATCTTGTTTCGTCTTTGGAAGAGAGAGTTGGCATTtcaaaaaagaattacaaaaggGAGATTGGAGGCTTTAATGAGTTCATTGTTGATATGGATTTGGTGGATCCTCCTACCATAGGAGGAAAGTTCACTTGGTCCAATAAAAGTGGAAGTGCGTTGAGTAGATTGGATAGATTTCTTCTATCGAATTCTTTTATTAATGATTGGAAGGTAGAAGGCCAATCTATAGGTGAAAGAGATGTTTCGGATCATGCTCCCATTTGGATCAAAGATAATAAGAGAGATTGGGGATCTAAACCTTTTAGATTCAACAATATTTGGTTTACTCATGAGGATTTTTTTAGTTTTGTGGAGGAGGAGTGGAAAAAACTTGAGGTGAAAGGTAGAGGGGATTTTTGCTTTGTGGAGAAGTTAAAAGCTATCAAAAGAAAAATCCGTCTTTGGAATAAGGAGGTCTTCGGATGGATTGATCTTAACATTGAAGAAGCGGGGAAAGAGATGCACTTTTTAGATAACAAGTTTGCTCATTTTGCCGGTAATGTTCCGGAGGACATTGTTCTTCAAAGATCGAAGGCGGCTATAGATTTTTGGAACAATCTTTATAAAAAGGAAGGTTTCCTCCGTCTCAAGTCGAGGAAATTATGGTTATCCGATGGTGATAGTAACACGCATTTTTTCCACAATTCCCTTAAAGAGAGAAGAAGGCGGAATGCACCGTGTTCTCTTTCTTCTAGTAGCGGTTTGTTGGAGAATGTGGTTGAGGTAAAATATTATGTTCATGACTTTTTTAAGTCTCTTTTTGAAGAAGAGGTGGAGAGAAGGCCGAATATTGGTGGTTTGGGTATGAAGAAGCTTCTTGAGAGGGAGGCTTTACGCATTGAGCGTCCGTTCACGGAGGAGGAAGTTAAGGTAGctatttggtcgtgtgatggTAATAAAAGTGCGGGTCCGGATGGTTTCTCTTTAGAGTTTTATAAAAGTTTTGGATGGTGA